One Lepus europaeus isolate LE1 chromosome 7, mLepTim1.pri, whole genome shotgun sequence DNA segment encodes these proteins:
- the AP5B1 gene encoding AP-5 complex subunit beta-1 yields MGPPSREAWAQRLGAFRASPCAFLAGPQGEELGRELLSDLRGDKLSEQTKVSLLALSLEYAAQLWPDAPAAEAAAASLLDTLVLLPPRPSALRRPLLLAATTALAAGGALGPASGASCRLLPLLLGLALGRDPGRGFGPASEQRPLQATACECLRELESCHPGLLRASLGPLRAALAQEGPVQPLSLLLALALRNALALRPRAGAGLQGLLTARVAAAGASPWSWMQAADSDVPLEPQAPSWPVAEEGARGLLALELGPEESRELRATVAQLLDASYLLAPGAQALLLWLLCGALRGLRGQPPALFKPQLVRLLGTARPALLHAVLALKAAFGEALFTAQDEALLLRRLTLAAQHPALPLPTHLFYLHCLLSFPENWPLGPEGEEAAPLLLGLRLCHGLLPSPVHEPTALLARLHLLCLLCAEDTEEDDKGQGGSPQRYLEELLAGLRQRAALDGGPRASATLCFQASYLVARCLAGQPAVLTPLVRGLAQLYRARPVLAPHFVDLLDTVGPELGEPLRVALCREVVSRPGGDAALGWHLQVLAKVVGGGPQSTTLRFLQAAAAHCPDWGLQQALLRVCRALLGSGGGGGLADLLQALARRLEDPDGREHARLYYVLLAHLAGPKLGVALGPSLAAPAMASSLVAENQGFAAALMVREAAAPMRLSVGPRVVTGPCPVLQLQVEALEPAYSLELRFRVEGRLYAPLGAVHVPCLCPSRPASPLLLPLRPRRPAPARLHVQALYTTPAGLTCHAHLPPLTVTFSHLFLPFPQSPRGAEPGFFEALWDSCLPGGAESRVWCALGPQGLETLVSRHLEPFVVAARPPASYHVAIRLLPDSKLLLRLEAPQEDGVPVALRTDDWALLPLAGDYLRGLSAAA; encoded by the exons ATGGGGCCCCCGAGCCGCGAGGCCTGGGCCCAGCGCCTGGGCGCCTTCCGGGCCAGCCCGTGCGCCTTCCTGGCCGGTCCCCAGGGCGAGGAGCTGGGGCGCGAGCTGCTGAGCGACCTGCGCGGCGACAAGCTGAGCGAGCAGACCAAG GTCTCCCTGCTGGCCCTGAGCTTGGAATACGCGGCCCAGCTGTGGCCCGACGCCCCCGCGGCCGAGGCGGCCGCCGCCTCCCTGCTGGACACCCTGGTCCTCCTGCCGCCGCGGCCGTCGGCCCTGCGGCGGCCCCTGCTCCTGGCAGCCACCACCGCCCTGGCGGCCGGAGGAGCGCTGGGCCCCGCCTCGGGGGCCTCCTGCCGGCTTCTGCCCCTGCTGCTCGGCCTGGCCTTGGGCCGCGACCCGGGCCGAGGCTTCGGCCCCGCCTCGgagcagcgccccctgcaggccaccGCGTGCGAGTGCCTGCGGGAGCTGGAGAGCTGCCACCCCGGGCTGCTGCGGGCCTCGCTGGGGCCGCTGCGGGCCGCgctggcccaggagggccccGTGCAGCCCCTCAGCCTGCTGCTGGCGCTTGCTCTGCGCAACGCCTTGGCGCtgcggcccagggctggggctggcctgcaGGGCCTGCTCACCGCCAGGGTCGCCGCTGCCGGGGCTTCTCCCTGGAGCTGGATGCAGGCCGCAGACAGTGATGTCCCCCTTGAGCCCCAGGCACCCAGCTGGCCAGTGGCTGAGGAGGGGGCGCGTGGCCTCCTCGCACTAGAGCTCGGCCCCGAGGAGTCCCGGGAGCTGAGGGCCACCGTGGCCCAACTCCTGGACGCGTCCTATCTGCTGGCccccggggcccaggccctgctgttgtggctgcTCTGTGGGGCCCTGCGCGGGCTGCGGGGGCAGCCGCCGGCGCTCTTCAAGCCGCAGCTGGTCCGGCTGCTGGGCACGGCTCGGCCGGCGCTGCTGCACGCGGTTCTGGCGCTCAAGGCGGCCTTCGGCGAGGCCCTGTTCACAGCCCAGGACGAGGCCCTGCTGCTCCGCCGGCTCACCTTGgctgcccagcacccagccctgcccctccccacccacctcttTTACCTCCACTGCCTCCTGAGCTTCCCCGAAAACTGGCCGCTGGGCCCCGAAGGCGAGGAGGCCGCCCCGCTGCTGCTAGGGCTCCGGCTGTGCCAcggcctcctgcccagccctgtgcaCGAGCCCACGGCCCTCCTGGCTCGCCTACACTTGCTGTGCCTGCTCTGTGCCGAGGACACCGAAGAGGACGACAAAGGCCAGGGTGGGAGCCCGCAGCGCTACCTGGAGGAGCTGCTGGCCGGCTTGCGGCAGCGGGCGGCCCTGGACGGCGGCCCCCGGGCCTCGGCCACGCTCTGCTTCCAGGCCTCGTACCTGGTTGCCCGCTGCCTGGCGGGGCAGCCTGCGGTGCTGACGCCCCTGGTGCGCGGGCTGGCGCAGCTGTACCGGGCCCGGCCTGTGCTGGCTCCCCACTTTGTAGACCTCCTGGACACGGTAGGCCCTGAGCTGGGGGAGCCCCTGAGGGTGGCGCTGTGCCGGGAAGTGGTGTCGCGGCCAGGCGGGGATGCAGCTCTTGGCTGGCACCTGCAGGTGCTGGCCAAGGTGGTGGGCGGGGGTCCCCAGAGCACCACTCTCCGCTTCCTGCAGGCCGCGGCCGCCCACTGCCCTGACTGGGGCCTGCAGCAGGCGCTGTTGCGGGTGTGCCGGGCCCTGCtggggagcggcggcggcggcggcctggCGGACTTGCTGCAGGCGCTGGCCCGGCGGCTGGAGGACCCCGACGGGCGCGAACACGCCCGCCTCTACTACGTCCTCCTGGCCCACCTGGCAGGACCCAAGCTGGGGGTGGCCCTGGGCCCTTCACTCGCTGCACCAGCGATGGCCTCTTCACTGGTGGCCGAGAACCAGGGCTTCGCGGCAGCCTTGATGGTGCGGGAGGCCGCAGCCCCCATGCGGCTGAGCGTGGGGCCGCGCGTGGTCACGGGGCCGTGCCCGGTGCtgcagctgcaggtggaggcgctGGAGCCCGCCTACTCTCTGGAGCTGCGCTTCCGGGTGGAAGGGCGGCTCTATGCACCCTTGGGGGCCGTCCACGTGCCCTGCCTGTGCCCCAGCCGCCCGGCCAGccctctgctcctgcccctgcGGCCCAGGCGCCCGGCCCCCGCTCGCCTGCACGTCCAGGCCCTGTACACCACGCCCGCTGGCCTCACGTGCCACGCCCACCTGCCGCCTCTGACTGTGACCTTCTCCCACCTCTTCCTGCCTTTCCCCCAGTCCCCCAGGGGTGCCGAGCCGGGCTTCTTCGAGGCGCTCTGGGACTCCTGCCTGCCGGGGGGTGCCGAGAGCcgtgtgtggtgtgcactgggGCCGCAGGGGCTGGAGACTTTGGTGTCTCGCCACCTGGAGCCGTTTGTGGTGGCGGCGCGGCCTCCTGCCAGCTACCACGTAGCCATCCGCCTGCTCCCAGACTCGAAGCTGCTGCTGCGGCTGGAGGCGCCCCAGGAGGACGGGGTGCCTGTGGCCCTGCGGACCGACGACTGGGCCTTGCTGCCCCTGGCCGGGGACTACCTCCGCGGCCTGTCGGCTGCTGCCTAA